The following coding sequences lie in one Moritella sp. F3 genomic window:
- a CDS encoding beta-ketoacyl synthase chain length factor, protein MLLHLESINAWSTFDAEKANHTGDNKTNTPAWPKLEFVPSMQRRRLSPFAKIALYTAENALSTPSPSVETAEQAAQIDIVFSSRHGDLHKTAELLTELSADQDISPTAFSTSVHNAVPGLYSILKQNKQAINAISAGKDSFFYALVDAYARLKSGRSNKLLIVHVDRQLPELYSPFADEQQVDHAVAMVVTSALTPATIASIDMNFNASIDIEKDDVELKLPAALCFMHWFDATASSVLLSQQLLQTQKPLLYHSDRHVWTCELITGMTDA, encoded by the coding sequence TTGCTGTTACATCTAGAAAGTATTAACGCTTGGTCAACTTTCGACGCTGAAAAAGCGAATCATACTGGCGATAATAAAACCAATACACCAGCTTGGCCAAAACTCGAATTTGTACCATCGATGCAGCGCCGTCGTTTAAGTCCTTTCGCTAAAATTGCACTTTATACCGCTGAAAATGCGCTTTCTACACCTTCTCCATCTGTTGAAACAGCAGAACAAGCGGCACAAATTGATATTGTGTTTTCCAGTCGTCATGGTGATTTGCATAAAACCGCGGAACTATTAACAGAATTAAGCGCAGACCAAGATATTTCTCCAACTGCGTTCAGTACTTCGGTACATAATGCGGTACCGGGTTTATACAGTATTCTCAAACAGAACAAGCAAGCTATCAATGCCATATCGGCGGGGAAAGATAGCTTCTTTTATGCGTTGGTTGATGCGTACGCACGGCTTAAGTCAGGGCGCTCTAATAAACTCCTAATAGTCCATGTTGACCGTCAGTTACCTGAATTGTATTCACCGTTTGCAGATGAACAACAAGTTGATCATGCGGTTGCTATGGTGGTTACGTCGGCACTTACGCCTGCGACAATCGCTAGTATCGATATGAATTTCAACGCATCTATTGATATTGAAAAAGACGACGTTGAATTGAAATTACCAGCGGCGTTATGCTTTATGCATTGGTTTGATGCGACAGCAAGTTCAGTGTTGTTATCACAACAATTATTACAAACGCAAAAACCATTACTGTATCACTCTGATCGTCATGTTTGGACTTGTGAGTTAATCACTGGAATGACGGATGCTTAA
- a CDS encoding 1-acyl-sn-glycerol-3-phosphate acyltransferase: MLKALNYLFKAVNYLWRLFATALCFSLFGVGGVILTVLVFPLQKLCIRGEQAQKRAARKTVHYSFRFFIATMAFTRIFEFELRDRTELAQLQGQLILANHPSLIDVVVMLSMLPNADCVVKAHLFRNPFIRGVIKNTGYISNDDPDALLAACKLSLAQGNNLIVFPEGTRSVPGRAVSFQRGAANIALRCQAPITAVIIKVTPSTLTKAESWYQIPSDKAKFTLQLSRGVPAVSIADDISMSKQVRHYCRELECYFKQELQSHDRTKN, translated from the coding sequence ATGCTTAAGGCGCTTAACTATTTATTTAAGGCTGTTAACTATCTTTGGCGGTTATTTGCTACAGCGCTGTGCTTCAGCCTATTTGGTGTGGGTGGTGTCATACTGACGGTATTGGTGTTTCCGTTACAAAAATTGTGTATTCGCGGAGAGCAAGCACAAAAGCGAGCTGCACGTAAAACCGTACATTATAGCTTTCGATTCTTTATTGCTACGATGGCTTTTACCCGTATTTTTGAATTTGAGCTGCGTGACCGTACTGAATTGGCACAGTTACAAGGGCAACTAATTCTCGCTAATCACCCTTCTTTAATTGATGTGGTGGTTATGCTTTCTATGCTACCGAATGCAGATTGTGTCGTTAAAGCACACTTATTCCGTAACCCATTTATTCGTGGTGTTATTAAAAATACCGGTTATATCAGTAATGACGACCCTGATGCCTTGCTTGCTGCGTGTAAATTATCGCTAGCACAAGGTAATAATTTGATTGTGTTTCCAGAGGGGACTCGTAGCGTTCCCGGAAGAGCTGTGTCATTTCAACGTGGCGCGGCTAATATTGCGTTACGCTGTCAGGCTCCAATCACCGCTGTTATTATCAAGGTGACACCAAGCACATTAACGAAAGCGGAATCTTGGTATCAAATTCCCAGTGATAAAGCCAAATTCACGCTGCAATTGAGCCGTGGTGTACCTGCTGTTTCAATTGCTGACGATATATCGATGAGTAAACAAGTGCGCCATTATTGCCGCGAACTTGAATGTTATTTTAAACAGGAACTACAATCCCATGACAGAACTAAAAACTGA
- a CDS encoding phosphopantetheine-binding protein yields the protein MTELKTELKQLIIAELDLEDIAVEDINDADALFVEGLGLDSIDALELGLILKKHYDIKIDANSEEIKQHFSSINALSAFITQTRITA from the coding sequence ATGACAGAACTAAAAACTGAGCTTAAGCAGCTTATTATTGCTGAGTTAGACCTTGAAGATATTGCCGTAGAAGACATCAACGACGCGGATGCATTATTCGTTGAAGGTTTAGGTTTAGACAGCATCGATGCACTTGAATTAGGCTTAATTCTAAAGAAACATTATGACATCAAAATCGATGCTAATTCAGAAGAGATTAAACAGCATTTTTCATCGATTAATGCACTAAGTGCATTTATTACTCAGACACGTATAACGGCTTAA
- a CDS encoding acyl carrier protein, whose amino-acid sequence MQSREQIYQTLADILVEEFEIDADDISLSAHLYTDLDLDSIDAIDLVIKLRDITNEKIEPEVFKLVRTVEDVVNEIEKLTSAK is encoded by the coding sequence ATGCAATCTAGAGAACAGATCTACCAAACATTAGCCGATATCTTAGTTGAAGAGTTTGAAATTGATGCCGACGACATTAGCTTAAGCGCACACCTTTATACAGATTTAGACTTAGACAGTATTGATGCGATTGATTTGGTGATTAAACTGCGTGACATTACCAACGAAAAAATTGAACCTGAAGTATTTAAATTAGTTCGTACAGTAGAAGACGTGGTTAACGAAATTGAAAAGCTAACGTCAGCTAAATAA
- a CDS encoding AMP-binding protein — translation MTKTALNQRDICFYINERAVSFNQFSADIDRARRDIAQIDAESVLLFHQSSYHFAVGFFALAFEGRHIVMPPNAQQQTLMHMAPECQATLGDIKVDGLSAIDMNNAINGGNASNHDSDVSAGALPSRAGLFTPLDCQITFFTSGSTGQHKPIVKQFSQLDCEVDVLIKTFRQRLDATKLLVSTVSHQHIYGLLFKLLLPLKSGLAIVNETFEYPEHISQCLGNDDCQTALLISSPAHLKRLSLDNVLIANKAQLQGVFSSGGPLPFTIAQDLFNQLGQAPIEVFGSTETGGIAWRQCQESSPSAWRVFPDISYRVMAETAQLVLTSPYIAGDDYVTEDRVECIDRQHFTMLGRADRTIKHEEKRINLDHMERCLQQHEFVNEVRVIVLDGEKKQVLAAVIELTEVGQVFLHQKNKKSLNDCFKLHLLGEFERICLPKKWRYPDTMPFNSQGKLVIKELEKLFD, via the coding sequence ATGACTAAAACAGCGTTAAACCAGCGAGACATTTGTTTTTATATTAATGAACGCGCTGTTAGTTTTAATCAGTTTAGTGCTGATATTGACCGTGCTCGCAGGGATATAGCACAAATTGATGCTGAGAGTGTATTGCTGTTTCATCAATCAAGTTATCATTTTGCGGTGGGCTTTTTTGCCTTAGCATTCGAAGGTCGCCATATTGTCATGCCACCCAATGCACAGCAGCAAACGCTCATGCATATGGCGCCGGAATGTCAGGCTACATTAGGTGATATCAAGGTCGATGGCCTAAGTGCGATTGATATGAATAACGCGATTAATGGTGGTAATGCTAGCAACCATGATTCAGATGTATCTGCTGGAGCATTACCAAGCAGGGCTGGATTGTTTACACCATTAGATTGTCAAATTACCTTTTTTACCTCAGGTTCAACAGGCCAACATAAACCGATTGTGAAACAGTTTAGTCAGCTTGACTGCGAAGTTGATGTGCTGATTAAAACCTTCCGTCAGCGTTTAGATGCAACGAAATTACTCGTGAGTACCGTTTCTCATCAGCATATTTATGGGCTGCTATTTAAACTGTTGTTACCGTTGAAATCGGGTTTAGCTATTGTTAATGAGACTTTTGAATACCCAGAACACATTAGTCAGTGCCTCGGGAATGATGACTGTCAAACGGCGTTATTAATCTCTAGTCCTGCGCACCTTAAACGGCTGAGTTTAGACAATGTGTTAATCGCGAACAAAGCGCAGCTACAAGGTGTGTTTAGTTCAGGCGGTCCATTACCTTTTACTATCGCGCAAGACTTGTTTAATCAGCTAGGACAAGCACCAATCGAAGTCTTTGGTAGTACCGAAACTGGCGGTATCGCATGGCGACAGTGTCAGGAGTCAAGCCCAAGTGCATGGCGTGTTTTCCCTGATATCAGTTATCGTGTTATGGCTGAAACCGCACAACTGGTATTAACATCGCCGTATATTGCCGGTGATGATTACGTTACCGAAGATCGCGTCGAGTGTATCGACAGGCAACATTTCACCATGTTAGGTCGCGCTGACCGCACTATTAAGCACGAAGAAAAACGCATTAACCTCGACCATATGGAACGTTGTTTACAGCAGCATGAATTTGTTAATGAAGTGCGAGTGATTGTCCTTGATGGCGAGAAAAAACAAGTACTCGCAGCCGTTATTGAATTGACTGAAGTAGGGCAAGTCTTCCTGCATCAAAAAAATAAAAAATCATTAAACGATTGCTTTAAATTGCATTTACTCGGTGAGTTTGAACGTATCTGTTTACCTAAAAAATGGCGTTATCCAGACACTATGCCGTTTAACTCTCAAGGTAAGTTAGTGATTAAAGAATTGGAGAAATTGTTTGACTGA
- a CDS encoding glycosyltransferase family 2 protein, which translates to MSYCIVIPNYNHIVVIDKLLGDLAQYNLPVIMVNDGSDADSAAFMQTLANKYSYVTLVSHRHNQGKGAAVQTGLKYAHDMGFSHVLQVDADGQHDITDITKLVALSQAQPNKLISGQPIYNESVPKHRYYARYLTHVWVWIETLSFDIKDTMCGFRVYPLAETLALLAKHNSVGQYMAFDTEIMVRLYWDGVTTTFLPTKVNYPENGVSHFRLWEDNVAISWMHTRLVFGMLKRLPQLLLRKLSA; encoded by the coding sequence GTGAGCTATTGTATTGTCATTCCAAATTATAACCACATTGTCGTTATTGATAAGTTGTTAGGCGATTTAGCACAATACAACTTGCCTGTGATCATGGTGAATGATGGCAGTGATGCTGACAGCGCCGCATTTATGCAAACTTTAGCGAATAAATACAGTTATGTAACGTTAGTATCTCATCGCCATAATCAAGGCAAAGGTGCTGCGGTACAAACCGGATTAAAATACGCCCATGATATGGGCTTTAGTCACGTGCTCCAAGTCGATGCAGACGGTCAACATGATATTACTGACATTACTAAGCTGGTGGCCTTATCGCAAGCGCAGCCTAATAAGCTGATCAGTGGTCAACCTATTTATAATGAATCAGTTCCTAAGCACCGTTATTACGCTCGATACTTAACCCATGTTTGGGTATGGATTGAAACGCTATCATTTGATATCAAAGATACCATGTGTGGATTTCGCGTATACCCACTGGCCGAGACATTAGCTTTATTGGCTAAGCACAATAGCGTTGGCCAATACATGGCGTTTGATACCGAAATTATGGTGCGCTTATATTGGGATGGCGTAACAACAACCTTCTTACCAACGAAAGTGAATTATCCTGAAAATGGTGTGTCACACTTCCGCTTATGGGAAGATAATGTGGCGATTTCATGGATGCACACGCGTTTAGTATTCGGCATGTTAAAACGCTTACCGCAGTTATTATTACGTAAATTAAGTGCGTAA
- a CDS encoding acyltransferase, which yields MSETVHWSKMQERGTFLGMKILLLCYAILGRKGLSIILYPVIVYLYFTGGESKKASLNYLAKIAQRKGWSKRPGHREGIKHFYTFAQGAFDKIDAWTGKITMDQVNYNYDDKFRKLLEEEQGAVFIGSHLGNLEVCRTLSVGKYKTRINVLVFTHHAVEFNKIMQKINPNVNVNFIQVKDVGVDLAILLKQRVEAGEKVVIVGDRTSTTTPGRVVYADFLGQQAPFSQGPFILASLLECPVYYLFCLKDGDKYNLIFEHVADQLKFARKTRQAEIGELINQYAQRLEHFCLQYPYQWFNFFDFWQEDHKVERKK from the coding sequence ATGTCAGAGACGGTTCATTGGTCAAAAATGCAAGAGCGCGGTACTTTTCTGGGCATGAAAATATTGTTGCTTTGCTATGCTATTTTAGGCCGTAAAGGTTTGTCCATTATTCTTTATCCCGTGATTGTGTATTTGTATTTCACTGGTGGCGAAAGCAAAAAAGCATCATTAAATTATTTAGCTAAAATTGCCCAGCGTAAAGGCTGGAGTAAGCGACCTGGTCACCGCGAAGGCATCAAGCATTTTTATACCTTTGCCCAAGGTGCATTTGATAAGATCGACGCCTGGACAGGCAAGATCACCATGGATCAAGTTAATTATAACTATGATGATAAATTTAGAAAACTACTTGAAGAAGAGCAGGGCGCGGTATTTATTGGTTCGCACCTGGGTAATTTAGAAGTATGCCGAACCTTAAGTGTCGGTAAATATAAGACGCGTATTAATGTCTTGGTATTTACTCATCACGCGGTTGAATTTAATAAAATAATGCAAAAGATTAACCCGAATGTAAACGTTAACTTTATTCAAGTGAAAGACGTAGGTGTTGATCTCGCTATCTTATTAAAGCAGCGCGTTGAAGCGGGTGAGAAAGTGGTTATTGTTGGTGACCGCACCAGTACAACGACCCCTGGACGCGTAGTCTATGCTGACTTTTTAGGTCAGCAAGCGCCGTTCTCACAAGGACCATTTATTTTAGCATCACTACTTGAATGCCCTGTGTATTACCTATTTTGTTTAAAAGACGGTGACAAATATAACCTGATTTTTGAGCATGTAGCAGACCAATTAAAGTTTGCCCGTAAAACCAGACAAGCCGAAATAGGCGAATTAATTAATCAGTATGCACAAAGGTTAGAACACTTTTGTCTGCAGTATCCGTATCAATGGTTTAACTTTTTTGATTTTTGGCAAGAAGACCATAAAGTAGAACGTAAGAAATAG
- the hutH gene encoding histidine ammonia-lyase produces the protein MANTKATIKFGESRLSIEDIVAIAKQQKHVSISDAPELTHKIDSALAFLDSLLKEDGVIYGVTTGYGDSVTVKVPLSLVHELPLHLTRFHGCGLGQLFSTMEGRAILATRLNSLAQGYSGVSWEMLNLLAAYLEHDIIPAIPQEGSVGASGDLTPLSYVAGALVGERDVYYKDQIRNSGEVMRELGLIPLVLRPKEGLAIMNGTAVMTAVACLAFDRANYATKLAARITAMASLSIKGNSHHFDEILFSVKPHPGQQQVATWIRNDLNHAEHPRNADRLQDRYSIRCAPHVIGVLQDSLPFFRQMIENELNSANDNPIIDGPGEHVLHGGHFYGGHIAMAMDSMKTAVANLADLADRQLACLVDTKYSNGLPSNLSMSSEERRYINHGFKAMQIGASAYTAEALKQTMPASVFSRSTECHNQDKVSMGTIASRDAMRVLQLTEQVLATTLLATVQGLRIRIEREELNLASLPMPVQDMYNDICSFFEPLVEDRPMESLLRFTIDAIQTQRWALYQ, from the coding sequence GTGGCTAACACGAAAGCAACAATTAAGTTTGGCGAATCACGTTTATCGATTGAAGATATTGTAGCGATTGCGAAACAACAAAAACACGTTAGCATCAGTGATGCACCAGAGTTAACTCATAAGATTGACTCTGCGTTAGCTTTCTTAGATAGCTTGTTAAAAGAAGATGGCGTGATCTATGGGGTAACCACAGGTTATGGCGATTCGGTCACAGTGAAAGTACCGCTAAGTTTAGTGCATGAATTACCACTGCATTTAACCCGTTTTCACGGTTGTGGCTTAGGTCAGTTATTTAGCACGATGGAAGGGCGCGCTATTTTAGCAACGCGTCTTAACTCATTAGCACAAGGCTATTCAGGCGTTAGCTGGGAAATGCTGAACTTATTAGCAGCCTATTTAGAACACGACATTATCCCTGCGATCCCACAAGAAGGGTCGGTAGGCGCAAGTGGTGATTTAACCCCGCTTTCTTATGTTGCTGGCGCACTGGTTGGCGAGCGTGATGTGTATTATAAAGATCAGATCCGCAACAGTGGTGAAGTGATGCGCGAGCTGGGTTTAATCCCATTAGTATTGCGACCTAAAGAAGGCTTAGCAATCATGAACGGTACTGCTGTTATGACTGCTGTGGCTTGTTTAGCATTCGATCGTGCTAACTATGCCACGAAACTGGCCGCGCGTATTACCGCGATGGCGAGTTTGTCGATTAAAGGCAATAGTCATCATTTCGATGAGATCTTATTTTCGGTTAAACCGCACCCAGGTCAGCAACAAGTTGCAACCTGGATCCGTAATGACTTAAATCACGCAGAACACCCGCGTAATGCTGACCGTTTACAAGATCGTTATTCTATCCGTTGTGCGCCGCATGTTATTGGCGTGCTACAAGATTCACTGCCGTTCTTCCGTCAAATGATTGAAAACGAGCTGAACTCGGCGAACGATAATCCAATCATCGATGGTCCGGGTGAGCATGTATTACATGGTGGTCATTTCTACGGTGGCCATATTGCGATGGCGATGGATAGCATGAAAACGGCAGTGGCAAACTTAGCTGATCTCGCCGATCGTCAGCTCGCGTGTTTGGTTGATACGAAATACAGTAATGGCTTACCATCAAATTTATCGATGAGCAGTGAAGAACGCCGTTATATTAACCACGGTTTTAAAGCCATGCAGATTGGTGCGTCAGCGTACACTGCCGAAGCTTTAAAACAAACCATGCCAGCGAGTGTATTCTCACGTTCAACAGAATGTCATAACCAGGATAAAGTCAGCATGGGCACGATAGCGTCACGTGATGCGATGCGGGTTCTGCAGTTGACTGAACAAGTATTGGCGACGACTTTACTGGCGACTGTACAAGGTTTACGTATTCGTATTGAACGTGAAGAGTTAAATTTAGCTAGTTTACCAATGCCAGTGCAAGACATGTATAACGACATTTGCAGCTTCTTTGAACCATTAGTTGAAGACCGTCCAATGGAAAGTCTATTACGTTTTACAATTGATGCGATCCAAACTCAACGTTGGGCGCTCTATCAGTAA
- a CDS encoding thioesterase family protein, translating into MSKNSLLSESVIIDVPFHDCDPMNVVWHGNYARYFEVARSALLRKMNYDYEDMSKSGYVWPIVDMRVKYIASARYAQKIKVDAHLVEVESRLKMEYLVTCVETGKKLTKASTVQLAVDLETQELQFVTPAVFTDKLHGELNG; encoded by the coding sequence ATGAGTAAAAATAGTTTATTATCAGAATCCGTTATTATTGATGTACCGTTTCATGATTGCGATCCGATGAATGTGGTCTGGCACGGTAATTATGCCCGTTACTTTGAAGTAGCACGCAGTGCGCTGTTACGTAAAATGAATTACGATTATGAAGATATGAGTAAATCAGGTTACGTGTGGCCAATTGTTGATATGCGCGTGAAATATATTGCTTCAGCACGTTATGCCCAGAAGATTAAAGTCGATGCGCATTTGGTTGAAGTTGAATCGCGTTTAAAAATGGAATATCTGGTTACCTGCGTAGAAACGGGTAAGAAGTTAACGAAAGCATCAACAGTGCAGTTAGCGGTAGACTTAGAAACACAGGAATTGCAATTTGTTACGCCTGCGGTATTTACTGACAAGCTACACGGTGAACTGAATGGGTAG
- a CDS encoding outer membrane lipoprotein carrier protein LolA, which translates to MGSWLRLLLLMSLAGNVFAADDVSVANSGQIQPSAAPLDLLSQFKPLTIASGTFVQNKFFTVLKNPVISTGELYLDQSLGFVWHTSKPIESTMLLKGDGLFTIDHRQQQTKINNATPIATVLMSALSGDLTALESQFSLAATSPAKASSASQTCIELTPKDATIAKVMRVIELCGSETVEHLVLFETSGNRTEIALSLTAVDELPKAIREQL; encoded by the coding sequence ATGGGTAGTTGGTTACGACTACTGCTGTTAATGTCATTGGCCGGTAACGTGTTTGCTGCTGATGATGTTAGCGTTGCAAACTCAGGTCAGATACAACCGTCGGCAGCACCGCTCGATTTATTATCGCAGTTTAAACCGCTGACGATAGCCAGTGGTACATTCGTGCAAAACAAGTTTTTCACGGTACTCAAAAATCCGGTGATCTCAACAGGTGAGTTGTACTTAGATCAATCACTGGGTTTTGTGTGGCATACCAGTAAGCCGATTGAATCGACGATGCTGCTTAAAGGTGATGGACTTTTTACCATTGATCATCGTCAGCAACAGACCAAAATCAATAATGCCACGCCGATTGCGACGGTACTCATGAGTGCCTTATCTGGTGATCTTACTGCATTAGAAAGTCAATTTAGCCTAGCTGCTACATCACCTGCAAAAGCATCATCTGCTAGCCAAACTTGTATTGAGCTTACGCCAAAAGATGCGACGATAGCCAAAGTGATGCGCGTTATTGAATTGTGCGGCAGTGAAACTGTTGAGCACTTAGTCTTGTTTGAAACATCCGGTAATCGCACCGAGATAGCACTTAGTTTGACAGCGGTTGATGAACTGCCAAAGGCCATCCGTGAACAACTCTAG
- a CDS encoding MMPL family transporter, producing MNNSSISTSSNCNNQSHDSNNSHNKLGVKFYLLQLIAVLLLAGYQLGWGQWQIETNILSLLPQNSQTQSSQKHNIQQAKSALFQQANQRVLVAISGEQAVPAYKQLTKTISTFDGIENEAMTVPDIKDIVTFYQPYRDSVMTADYQALLTDPHAINNFVLGKLTQVSDPFVSGSLAIAPRLNLAEFLATGLAKLQSFETEQGIIVVNQDGLKHYIMPIKVDVDGFSVKQTQAFSQQLQAEFKTLESQFGVNVLYSGVLFHTAESSQQAEFEMSTFGVTSLLAVLLMILAVFRSAKPVNLALVVLAISVVYGLTAVVTLFNQLHLLTLVFAVTLIGIVIDYCFHAFVSLNTTGGIKSIRTALCLGFITTALGYAALIMSPLSLLSQVAVFMIFGLFGALLTVLLLLPYLNLSGRISVTPRVWILTEKLNVWLSRLHLQRRVIFTVLSIALVSVVVIDDINFNDDIRLLNSSPAFLIDNEINMAKLMGYQHSQRIVISADDSETLLQRQEVLLAKLAAQRDLKVKSIASLLPSIAKQQASNSLLKKAEKQQYFELGLANLGLLDSVDDFTPLTLATFNTGPLQALSSIYIYQYETDDAMSNTSNRKYALWVETSGVALNSDLQHWIAAQVDMSIDNKPAEVTAALSHYRQALFLLFAGAILVVTIVLCLRFGLAQGLLGLLSIVLSAGGALLLTQLSLGHLNIFNLLAVLLILALAIDYVIFYQEHGLQRNTVLAITLSAISSALVFGVLALSVTPAVESFGLTVMFGILLVFLLAPLSAKALTPLIAKNTGPSSIVSPRLKNEIKPS from the coding sequence GTGAACAACTCTAGCATTAGCACGAGCAGTAACTGTAATAACCAAAGCCATGATAGTAACAACAGCCATAACAAGCTTGGCGTGAAGTTTTATCTATTGCAACTGATTGCCGTATTGCTGTTAGCGGGTTATCAATTGGGTTGGGGTCAATGGCAGATAGAGACAAACATCTTGTCTTTGTTACCACAAAATAGTCAAACACAGTCTAGTCAGAAGCATAATATTCAACAAGCAAAATCGGCGTTATTCCAACAAGCCAACCAGCGCGTATTAGTCGCGATTTCTGGCGAGCAGGCTGTACCAGCTTATAAGCAACTCACGAAAACGATCAGCACATTTGATGGCATCGAAAACGAAGCCATGACAGTGCCGGATATCAAGGATATTGTCACCTTCTATCAGCCTTACCGTGATAGCGTTATGACAGCGGACTATCAAGCTTTGCTAACAGATCCTCACGCCATTAATAACTTTGTGTTAGGTAAGTTGACGCAAGTTAGCGACCCATTTGTTAGCGGCAGTTTAGCGATTGCCCCACGCTTAAATTTGGCAGAGTTCTTAGCGACAGGCCTCGCGAAATTACAATCGTTTGAAACAGAACAAGGCATTATTGTCGTTAACCAAGACGGTTTAAAACATTACATCATGCCAATTAAAGTCGATGTAGATGGTTTCTCGGTTAAACAAACTCAAGCATTTTCGCAGCAATTACAAGCTGAGTTCAAGACATTAGAAAGCCAATTTGGTGTTAATGTGCTTTATAGCGGGGTTCTGTTTCATACTGCCGAGTCAAGTCAGCAAGCTGAATTTGAAATGTCGACGTTTGGGGTTACCTCACTGTTAGCCGTATTATTGATGATTTTAGCTGTATTTCGCAGCGCTAAACCGGTTAATTTAGCCTTGGTGGTATTAGCCATCTCGGTAGTTTATGGCTTAACGGCGGTAGTTACTTTATTCAATCAATTGCATCTACTTACGTTAGTTTTCGCTGTGACCTTAATTGGTATTGTGATTGATTACTGTTTTCATGCTTTTGTCAGTTTGAATACGACAGGCGGCATTAAATCGATTCGTACTGCGTTGTGCTTAGGCTTTATCACTACGGCATTGGGCTATGCGGCGTTAATCATGTCGCCATTATCCTTACTTAGCCAAGTGGCAGTATTCATGATTTTTGGTTTATTTGGCGCATTATTAACAGTGTTGCTATTACTGCCGTATTTGAACCTGAGTGGCAGAATTAGTGTTACGCCTCGTGTGTGGATTCTAACGGAAAAGTTAAATGTGTGGTTAAGCCGATTGCACCTGCAACGTCGAGTGATATTCACCGTGCTGAGCATCGCGTTAGTGAGTGTTGTTGTCATCGACGATATTAATTTTAATGATGATATTCGCTTACTTAATTCTAGTCCGGCATTTTTGATTGATAACGAGATCAACATGGCGAAGCTAATGGGTTACCAGCACAGTCAGCGTATTGTCATTAGCGCCGATGACAGTGAAACCTTGTTACAACGTCAAGAGGTCTTACTGGCTAAGTTAGCAGCTCAGCGCGACTTAAAGGTAAAAAGTATCGCGAGTTTATTGCCGTCAATAGCAAAGCAGCAGGCGAGTAATTCGCTACTCAAAAAGGCTGAAAAACAACAGTATTTTGAATTAGGTTTAGCTAATTTAGGCTTGCTGGATTCGGTTGATGATTTTACGCCATTAACGCTTGCTACATTTAATACTGGTCCGCTACAGGCGTTATCATCAATATATATTTATCAATATGAAACAGATGATGCGATGAGTAATACAAGCAATCGTAAATATGCACTTTGGGTTGAAACCTCTGGTGTCGCGCTAAATAGTGATTTACAGCACTGGATCGCAGCGCAAGTCGATATGAGTATTGATAACAAGCCAGCTGAAGTGACCGCCGCATTAAGCCATTATCGCCAAGCGCTATTCTTGCTGTTTGCGGGGGCTATATTAGTGGTGACGATTGTCTTGTGTTTACGCTTTGGCTTAGCGCAAGGTTTATTAGGTCTGCTCAGTATTGTGCTGAGTGCTGGTGGCGCTTTATTATTGACGCAATTGAGCTTAGGGCACCTTAATATCTTTAATTTGTTAGCTGTGTTGTTGATCCTTGCTTTAGCGATTGATTATGTGATCTTCTATCAAGAACATGGCTTACAGCGCAATACTGTTTTAGCGATTACTTTATCGGCTATTTCATCGGCCTTGGTATTTGGTGTGCTTGCACTAAGTGTGACGCCTGCGGTAGAAAGTTTTGGCTTAACTGTTATGTTTGGTATTTTATTGGTGTTTCTGCTTGCCCCTTTAAGTGCGAAAGCATTGACCCCTTTAATTGCAAAAAACACAGGTCCTTCAAGTATAGTAAGCCCGAGGTTAAAAAATGAAATTAAACCTAGCTAG